In Xenorhabdus poinarii G6, the following are encoded in one genomic region:
- the cysG gene encoding siroheme synthase CysG encodes MDYLPLFIELKARSVLLVGGGEIASRKADLLLRTGAVLTIVAPELHVELQQRHQKGEFTWLPGTFKTEYLAGAFLVVAATDDPLLNQQIFSEADKRTILTNVVDNQSLCSAIFPSIIDRSPMMVAISSAGTSPVLTRLLREKLESLLPFSLGKMATIAGRWRGRVKQRFTAIHQRRYFWEKAFNGRFATLVANGQLRQAEQQLEQQLAQADPQPQGELALVGAGPGDPGLLTLKGLQVIQQADVVLYDHLVSAEILELVRRDADKICVGKRAGSHSVAQEEIHALIIKLANQGKKVVRLKGGDPFIFGRGGEELQVAAAAGIPFQVVPGITAAVGASAYAGIPLTHREHAQSVTFMTGHCRENGSELDWLALARGNQTLAIYMGIMTAALISQKLIAHGRDANTPVAVIGCGTRSEQQVLTGTLSELERLAQDAPLPALLVVGEVVKLHHQIAWFGQQCIDQEKSVDQHPLMEPGNIAD; translated from the coding sequence GTGGACTATTTACCTTTATTTATTGAGCTTAAAGCCCGATCTGTATTGCTGGTGGGAGGCGGAGAAATTGCTTCTCGCAAAGCAGACTTATTACTTCGTACTGGCGCAGTGCTGACTATTGTTGCCCCTGAGCTGCATGTCGAATTACAACAACGTCATCAGAAAGGCGAATTTACGTGGTTACCGGGAACGTTTAAGACAGAATATCTTGCTGGCGCATTTCTGGTGGTTGCGGCGACCGATGATCCTCTCCTTAACCAACAGATTTTTTCCGAAGCCGATAAGCGCACTATCTTAACCAATGTTGTGGATAACCAATCCCTTTGTTCGGCAATTTTTCCATCAATTATTGATCGCTCACCGATGATGGTAGCGATTTCATCAGCCGGAACATCCCCGGTCTTAACAAGATTACTGCGAGAAAAACTGGAGTCCTTGTTGCCATTTAGTCTTGGCAAAATGGCAACGATTGCAGGACGTTGGCGTGGGCGCGTCAAACAGCGTTTTACCGCCATACATCAACGGCGTTATTTTTGGGAAAAGGCGTTTAATGGACGTTTTGCCACACTGGTTGCCAATGGCCAATTACGACAGGCAGAGCAACAGCTTGAACAACAGTTAGCTCAAGCTGATCCGCAACCCCAAGGTGAACTGGCGTTGGTCGGTGCCGGGCCGGGCGATCCAGGGCTATTAACCTTAAAGGGATTGCAGGTGATCCAGCAAGCAGACGTTGTTCTTTATGACCATTTAGTGAGTGCCGAAATTCTGGAGTTGGTGCGACGTGACGCAGATAAAATCTGTGTTGGGAAAAGAGCGGGCAGCCACTCAGTGGCACAGGAAGAGATCCATGCACTTATCATCAAATTAGCCAATCAGGGCAAAAAAGTGGTTCGTCTGAAAGGTGGCGATCCCTTTATTTTTGGTCGTGGCGGTGAAGAATTACAAGTTGCGGCCGCAGCGGGCATTCCTTTTCAGGTCGTACCTGGTATTACTGCCGCAGTGGGGGCTTCAGCCTACGCCGGTATCCCATTGACCCACAGAGAACATGCGCAAAGTGTCACGTTCATGACAGGACACTGCCGTGAAAATGGCAGTGAATTGGATTGGCTCGCATTAGCGCGGGGTAACCAAACATTGGCCATTTATATGGGGATTATGACGGCTGCGTTGATCAGCCAGAAGCTGATTGCACATGGTAGAGATGCCAATACTCCGGTTGCTGTGATTGGTTGTGGTACGCGTTCGGAACAGCAAGTATTGACCGGAACGTTATCCGAATTGGAACGATTGGCTCAAGACGCGCCATTACCTGCCTTACTGGTCGTCGGCGAGGTGGTTAAACTTCATCATCAGATCGCATGGTTTGGACAGCAATGTATTGATCAAGAAAAGTCTGTTGATCAACACCCCTTAATGGAACCAGGAAATATTGCGGATTAA
- a CDS encoding phosphoadenylyl-sulfate reductase, with protein MSGLDLSELVALTPAQQATLLAETNQQLERLDARERVKWALEHLPGEFVLSSSFGIQAAVCLHLVTREYPDIPVVLTDTGYLFPETYQFIDELTEKLGLNLKIFRAEHSPAWQEARYGKLWEQGIEGIECYNHINKVEPMKCALQTLQAQSWFAGLRRQQSESRTNLPVLAIQRGVFKILPIIDWDNRQVHQYLTKHGLEYHPLWAQGYLSVGDIHTTQKWEPGMSEEQTRFFGLKRECGLHE; from the coding sequence ATGAGTGGATTGGATTTATCGGAGCTGGTCGCATTAACACCAGCACAGCAAGCGACGTTATTGGCAGAAACCAATCAACAACTGGAACGACTGGATGCGCGTGAACGCGTGAAGTGGGCGCTGGAGCATCTGCCCGGTGAATTTGTGCTTTCGTCCAGTTTTGGTATTCAGGCGGCAGTTTGTTTGCATCTTGTGACCCGGGAATATCCTGATATTCCGGTCGTGCTGACTGATACGGGGTATTTATTTCCTGAAACATACCAATTTATCGATGAATTAACGGAAAAACTCGGCCTGAACTTGAAAATTTTTCGTGCAGAGCACTCTCCGGCCTGGCAAGAAGCGCGTTATGGCAAATTATGGGAGCAAGGAATCGAAGGGATTGAGTGTTATAATCACATCAACAAAGTGGAACCAATGAAATGCGCATTGCAGACACTGCAAGCGCAAAGCTGGTTTGCCGGTTTGCGCCGCCAGCAATCGGAGAGCCGCACTAACTTACCGGTACTGGCAATCCAACGGGGTGTTTTCAAAATTCTGCCTATTATTGATTGGGATAATCGCCAGGTACATCAATACCTGACAAAACATGGTCTGGAATATCATCCATTATGGGCGCAGGGTTACCTGTCGGTAGGTGATATTCATACTACGCAAAAATGGGAACCGGGCATGAGCGAAGAACAAACCCGTTTCTTTGGCTTGAAACGTGAATGCGGTTTGCACGAATAG